Genomic DNA from Candidatus Kaiserbacteria bacterium:
ACACAAGAATTCCGTTATCAATCTGATAGAGGAGTAAAATATCGGGAGCAATGTGACACTCTCTAAAATCCTTTAAATTTCCTGTGAGTTTATGATCTCTATACTTTTCATTAAGTGCTAAACCTGATGCTAATGTGAGAACGATTTCTGCAAATACATCTTCTTTGAAACTGTTTAATTGTTTGACTCTCTTATAAGCAGTTTTGAAGCGTTTTGTTCTGACAATCTCGTACACCATATCCTATTTTTCCAAGTCGCTCATGAGAGCATCAACGGTAGCAAAACGTTTTGCAGAATTCTTGGCTAACTCTGTTTCAAGTATAAGCGCTCGCTCTTGAGCAAGGGTAAAACCATTTTCAGTGAGCAAATCAAGTGGAATTCCTTTTCGATGGACAACATTTGTTAAAAACAATGTAATTGCACTCGACATATCAATACCCAACTCATCAAGCGTTGCGCGAGCAGCCTTTTTTGTTTTTGAGTCAATTCTAATTTGTATTGTGTCTTGTGTTTTCATAATGCTATTATATAGAATGTAGTGACAGTGTCAATACATGAATATATATCAGAAAAATCAATAACTGCTAATTGATTTAAGATTGTTTTGCGAAGGGTAGCCCTTTGTCAGGCTTGAAGAATCCTGATTTTATATTCCCTTTTGTGCGAAAAGGGTAACTTGCTTCAGCCATGATGTGCGCTTTGCGTCATCGACGCGCTCAGTGGGGCCATATGCTTTGACGGAAGCACTAATGCCTGCAAAGCCCAAGATGCCATGAGCAAGTTCGTTGGTGTAGTCACCAAATTTCCACCAGGTCATAAATGGGCTATGAGAGCCATTTACAATAAAAACTCGTGCAGTCTTCCCTTTTAAATGCGGGACGACTTTTTTAGTTTGAGGATCAAAGTTGAATGCAAAGCCAGGAAGCCACATACGATCAAACATACCTTTCATTAAAGCAGGCATAGAGCACCACCAGTTCGGGTATACAAATACAATATGGTCTGCCCATCTGATTGCTTCTTGTACATGGAGCAGGTCTGGCTCTAATTGTTGTATTTCTTTGTATCCTCGGTGAAGTACAGGGTCGAAGGCAAGGCTCCCTACATTGATCCGCTCTACCTCATGTCCCGCGAGACGTGCAGCCTCTTCGTAGGTGTCTGCCACAGTACCGGAGAAAGAACTATTCGTAGGGTTACCTAAGAAGACCAAGATTTTTTTCATTACAAATATGGTACCACAGAAAATGCGCCGCTTTGCCACGCGCTTTTATAAACTGTGAAGAAGTTTAACGATGAATCGTCCCGTTTGGGTTGAATTTTGCAGTGGGGCCTTGTGCGCCTCCAGGCATTTTGTCACCCATGAGGGCTTTGAGTTCTGCTTGGTACTTGGGCATCACTTTCATTGCAGCGGCCATCTGTGTTTTTCCGGACTTAATCTCTGCTTGCATTTCACTCGCAATCTTCTCAAAGAGTTTTGGATCTTTCTCGATGAGCGTCATGATAAGTTCACGCTGTTCTGGAGGTGCATCCTTGAGTTGCTTTTCAAGCAACTTTTTCATCATAAAACCTTTTGCTTTTTCAAACATACAAATATCTTAAAATAGTAATCAAGAGTCTATCCAATAACACCAGATACGAGGCATCGAGGAGAAAAAACATGAGGCGTACTTGATGTACGATGAATGTTTTTACGACGAAGATAACGAAGTAGGTGGGGTTAGTGGATAGGCTCTTTATGATTGCACGAGGACAGTCGCCTGATTATTGCTCACCTCGCAAATGCCTTTTCCGATTGGAAAGGTCTCTTCGCCCTCACTCGTGCGGACCGTAATAATACCATTTTTCAGTAGTGTGATAATAGGCTCATGTTGGGCAAGGACAGTGAGTTGTCCCTTTTCACCCGGAAGGGTGACTGAGTGTGCGGCACCCGAAAAGAGCATTTCATCAACGCGTGATATAGTGAGGGTAAATGTAGATTGTTGGGTCATGTTGCGTTTGTAACTTCGTCAATACTTCCCTTCATATAGAATGATTGCTCTGCTATGTCGTCGTGCTTTCCTTCGAGAATTTCCTTGAAGCCACGAATGGTTTCCTTGAGTGGCACATACGTACCGGGAGTTCCTGTAAATACTTCTCCCACGAAGAATGGCTGTGAGAGGAAACGCTGAATCTTGCGCGCGCGGTACACGAGTTGCTTGTCTTCGTCAGAAAGTTCTTCAATACCGAGAATCGCAATAATGTCCTGAAGGTCCTTGTACCTTTGGAGCACTTGCTTCACACCCTGAGCTACGTCGTAGTGCTCACGTCCGACCACGAGTGGGTCAAGCGCCGATGACTTACTCTCAAGGGGGTCAATAGCAGGATAAATACCAAGTGACGCGAGTGCACGTGAGAGCACCACGGTAGAGTCAAGGTGAGAGAACGTAGTGGCTGGCGCGGGGTCAGTGAGGTCGTCGGCGGGAACATACACGGCCTGTACTGAAGTAATAGAGCCCTTTGTGGTAGAGGTAATGCGTTCCTGCATTTGTCCCATTTCCTCTGCGAGTGTTGGCTGATAGCCCACTGCTGAAGATACACGACCAAGGAGTGATGACACCTCCTGCCCTGCCTGTGTAAAGCGGAAAACGTTGTCCATGAAGAACAGCACATCCTTCCCTCCCTCGTCGCGGAAGTATTCTGCCATGGTAAGTCCCGTAAGGCCGATGCGCGCACGTGCCCCTGGCACTTCATTCATTTGTCCAAATACGAGTGCCGTTTTTTCGAGTACGCCTGACTCCTTCATCTCGTGATAGAGGTCGTTACCCTCACGCACACGCTCGCCGACTCCCGCGAATACCGAGTACCCACCGTGCTCGGTAGCGATGTTGCGAATCAACTCTTGGATGATAACAGTCTTCCCCACTCCCGCTCCTCCGAAGAGCCCCACCTTTCCTCCCTTGATGAATGGAGCAAGAAGGTCGATAGATTTGATACCGGTCTCAAACACTTCTGTCTTTGTGGACTGCTCGGTGAAATGCGGTGCTTTTCTGAGAATGGGAAGTGTCGGTGCATCCTTGATTTCACCCAAGCCGTCGAGTGTTTCACCAAGCACATTCATGAGACGTCCAAGGGACTTTTCACCCACGGGCACACTGATTGGTGCGCCAGTGTCGAGTACTGCAAGTCCACGGGTGAGACCCGCGGTGTCCTGCATGGCGATTGTACGAACACGGTTGCCACCAAGGTGCTGTGCCACTTCTACGGTCAATGTCTTCCCGTCTTCACATTGCACTTTAAGCGCATGGCCAATGCCCGGTACGCCGTCAGCAAAAAAGACGTCAATGATTGGACCGATGATTTGCGTAATTGTTCCTTCGGTGGATTTTGTAGTCATACGGTGAATATTAAATAGTAAATGATAAATAATTAAATTTCTTTTTGATGATTGCTTACGTCTTCATCGCTTCGATTCCGCCAGTTATTTCTGATACCTCTGCGGTTATCACACTTTGTCTCTCCTTGTTGTACTTGAGCGTGAGGATCTTTGCTACGTCTTTGGCTTTGTCGGTGGCGTTTTTCATGGCGACCATTCGGGCGGAGTGCTCACTCGCCTTTGACTCAAGGAGTGCGTGGTAGAGCATGATTTCCACGAGTGAGCTAAAGATGGAATCAAAGAGCGTTTCATAATTTTGCTCGATGGTGTATACGGGAGAGTACTTCATCTTCGTGTGGTCACTATACTTTCCATGCTTGGGGAGGATGTCGCGTATCATGAGGCGCACCGTTTCAAAATTGATGGGAAGCACTTGACGCGTGGTTGCATTTTGCTCAAAAGTGGACTTGAAATGCTGATATATCAAGTGCACATTCTTGTATTTTCCTGTCCTAAATTCCATCGTAAGATGTGAGACAACCTCCTCCATACTATCTATATTCACGTCATCACTTACGTTGAGATAGTGTTTGGGTACCGTGTAGCCGCGGCGCAAGAAATACTCATACGCTTTTTTTCCAAAGCATACAATTTCAACACTGTCCTTTTCTCGTGACGAAAGAAACTGTGTCGCTTCCTTGAGTACGGCGCTATTGAGACTTCCTGCAAGTCCTTTGTCGGCAGTAACTACGACGAGACAATCATGCGTACCCACATCACTCGTAAGAAAGGTGTGGTGCTGAATATCAAGACTGTGTGAAATGTTTTCGAGGATACGAAGTGACGCCTGTGCAAAGGGTCTTCCCTTGAGCGCGCGCTCTTGGCTCTTGCGCATCTTCACCGCAGAAACCGCCTCCATCGCCTTCGTCACCTTGCTCGTGCGCTCAGTCGACTTTATTTTGTTTTTAATCAGCTTGAGTGCCATACAAAATTACTGGTACAGATGTGCGAACGAAGACTTGAAAGGTGACTATTGCCTCCTTAAGTGTTGCATCAATCTCATCACTGATGGTGCGCTCTTTTTTGATGAACTCAATCACCTCTGGTTTGTCGCGCTCCATCATGCCGAGAAATTCCTTTTCAATAACACGCACATTAGGAACAGACGCACCCTCGAGGATGCCTGCGTTTGCGGCGAAGATAGAAATTGCTTGCAAGTAGAAGGGTTGTGTTTGGTGTTGGTCTTGCTTCAAAAGTTCTGTGTATCTGCGACCGCTTTCAATACGCTTCTTTGTATCTTCATCGAGGTCTCCGGCAAACTGCATGAAGGCTTCAAGCTCACGAAATTGTGCAAGCTCAAGGCGAATCTTTCCGGACACCTTTTTCATTGCCTTTGTCTGTGCAGACGATCCCACACGTGATACTGAGATACCCACATTGAGTGCAGGACGGATACCCTTGTTGAAGAGGTCGGTCTCTAGGAAAATCTGTCCGTCGGTAATAGAAATCACGTTGGTTGGAATGTACGCGGACACGTCACCCTCCTGTGTTTCAATAATAGGAAGTGCAGTAAGTGAGCCTCCTCCGAGTTCCTTTGAAAGTTTTGCTGCTCTCTCAAGGAGGCGAGAGTGTAGGTAAAAAATGTCTCCAGGATAGGCCTCGCGTCCTGGTGGACGCCGAAGGAGGAGCGACATCTGGCGATACGCCACCGCGTGCTTGCTCAAATCATCATACACAATGAGTGCATCTTGGCCTTTCTCCATAAAATATTCACCAATAGCCGCTCCTGCAAATGGTGCAAGGAACTGGAGTGGTGAGGGATCTGCGGCAGAAGTGGAAACCACAATAGTGTATTCCATTGCCCCCTGCTCTTCAAGGGTGCGTACGATACGTGCGGTCTTTGACTCCTTCTGTCCGATAGCAACATAGATACAGATAGGGCGCTTCTCCTTTGGCTCGTACTTTTGATTGATGATGGTGTCGATAGCCACAATCGTCTTTCCGGTAGCACGGTCACCGATGATGAGTTCGCGCTGTCCGCGGCCGATAGGAATCATTGAGTCGATTGCTTTGATACCGGTGTGAATAGGCTCGTTCACTGAAGAACGATCCATCACGCCGTACGCAACACGCTCGATAGCCATAGCGCGTGTATTCGTATACGCTCCCTTTCCGTCAAGAATTTCTCCAAGTGGATTCACCACACGTCCTACGATGTCATCACCCACAGGGATACTGAGAAGTTTCCCCGTGCGGCGCACGAGCATACCTTCGTGTACGCGCGACGCATCGCCAAGCACCACTACTTTCACAGACTCTTCTTCGAGGTTGAGCACAAGACCAAAAAGAGATCCCGTATGCTCCATACTCTCTTTGAGTGAGCGTCCTTCAGTGTCATCAAAGAGCACCATTTCCATCATGCGTGCATCTTTAACCCCTTCAATCTCAGCCACGCCGTCGCCTACAGCGACCACGGTTCCCATTTCCTC
This window encodes:
- a CDS encoding type II toxin-antitoxin system YafQ family toxin; translation: MVYEIVRTKRFKTAYKRVKQLNSFKEDVFAEIVLTLASGLALNEKYRDHKLTGNLKDFRECHIAPDILLLYQIDNGILVLTLVSIGNHAQIFK
- a CDS encoding type II toxin-antitoxin system RelB/DinJ family antitoxin produces the protein MKTQDTIQIRIDSKTKKAARATLDELGIDMSSAITLFLTNVVHRKGIPLDLLTENGFTLAQERALILETELAKNSAKRFATVDALMSDLEK
- a CDS encoding NAD(P)H-dependent oxidoreductase, producing MKKILVFLGNPTNSSFSGTVADTYEEAARLAGHEVERINVGSLAFDPVLHRGYKEIQQLEPDLLHVQEAIRWADHIVFVYPNWWCSMPALMKGMFDRMWLPGFAFNFDPQTKKVVPHLKGKTARVFIVNGSHSPFMTWWKFGDYTNELAHGILGFAGISASVKAYGPTERVDDAKRTSWLKQVTLFAQKGI
- the atpD gene encoding F0F1 ATP synthase subunit beta; protein product: MTTKSTEGTITQIIGPIIDVFFADGVPGIGHALKVQCEDGKTLTVEVAQHLGGNRVRTIAMQDTAGLTRGLAVLDTGAPISVPVGEKSLGRLMNVLGETLDGLGEIKDAPTLPILRKAPHFTEQSTKTEVFETGIKSIDLLAPFIKGGKVGLFGGAGVGKTVIIQELIRNIATEHGGYSVFAGVGERVREGNDLYHEMKESGVLEKTALVFGQMNEVPGARARIGLTGLTMAEYFRDEGGKDVLFFMDNVFRFTQAGQEVSSLLGRVSSAVGYQPTLAEEMGQMQERITSTTKGSITSVQAVYVPADDLTDPAPATTFSHLDSTVVLSRALASLGIYPAIDPLESKSSALDPLVVGREHYDVAQGVKQVLQRYKDLQDIIAILGIEELSDEDKQLVYRARKIQRFLSQPFFVGEVFTGTPGTYVPLKETIRGFKEILEGKHDDIAEQSFYMKGSIDEVTNAT
- the atpG gene encoding ATP synthase F1 subunit gamma; its protein translation is MALKLIKNKIKSTERTSKVTKAMEAVSAVKMRKSQERALKGRPFAQASLRILENISHSLDIQHHTFLTSDVGTHDCLVVVTADKGLAGSLNSAVLKEATQFLSSREKDSVEIVCFGKKAYEYFLRRGYTVPKHYLNVSDDVNIDSMEEVVSHLTMEFRTGKYKNVHLIYQHFKSTFEQNATTRQVLPINFETVRLMIRDILPKHGKYSDHTKMKYSPVYTIEQNYETLFDSIFSSLVEIMLYHALLESKASEHSARMVAMKNATDKAKDVAKILTLKYNKERQSVITAEVSEITGGIEAMKT
- a CDS encoding F0F1 ATP synthase subunit alpha — protein: MSTIIERIKKEIESIKPESGLEEMGTVVAVGDGVAEIEGVKDARMMEMVLFDDTEGRSLKESMEHTGSLFGLVLNLEEESVKVVVLGDASRVHEGMLVRRTGKLLSIPVGDDIVGRVVNPLGEILDGKGAYTNTRAMAIERVAYGVMDRSSVNEPIHTGIKAIDSMIPIGRGQRELIIGDRATGKTIVAIDTIINQKYEPKEKRPICIYVAIGQKESKTARIVRTLEEQGAMEYTIVVSTSAADPSPLQFLAPFAGAAIGEYFMEKGQDALIVYDDLSKHAVAYRQMSLLLRRPPGREAYPGDIFYLHSRLLERAAKLSKELGGGSLTALPIIETQEGDVSAYIPTNVISITDGQIFLETDLFNKGIRPALNVGISVSRVGSSAQTKAMKKVSGKIRLELAQFRELEAFMQFAGDLDEDTKKRIESGRRYTELLKQDQHQTQPFYLQAISIFAANAGILEGASVPNVRVIEKEFLGMMERDKPEVIEFIKKERTISDEIDATLKEAIVTFQVFVRTSVPVILYGTQAD